In Candidatus Poribacteria bacterium, the DNA window TAAACGAGGTAGAGTGACATTTCGTAATTACCCTACACCGTTGGTGTTTTCTCCTGATGGCGCGATTCTCGTCAATGGAACGAGCAGCGGAATGATCCTGGTAAGGGATGTTGAAACGGGCGAGCAAATCGCTGCGCTTGATGGGCATACGCTGGAAGTGGAGACATTGAAGTTTTCTCCTGATGGGAAAACACTCGTCAGCACTGCCATGGATGGTACAATCTTCTTGTGGGATTGGGATGAAGTCTTCAAAGATGTATCCACAGTCAACAAGTAGCACCCAATCCAATAAGGGCGAGGGAACCTTGAAGAAATACCCAAGCAAAAATTCCCTGCGGGGAGGCGAGGATACAATCCTCGCCAGCAGCCGTGGCGTGTTTTGCTTGGGTGTTTCCCTGGCTCACTCTCCTAATTCCGCATGACTATAAGAGGTTAAACAAAACAGAATGAAACGATCAGTTCTCTACGCCTCACTCATCGCTCTGACGCTTATCACAAGCGGATATGCAATCGCAGATTTTGATAAAGGTCTTGTCGTTTACTTTACGTTCGACAACATCAAGGGTAAACGGATTCTCGATGAATCTGGCAATGGGCTTGATGCTGAAGTTGTCAAAGACACCAAATTTGTTAAGGGTAAATATGGAAACGGCATCCATATTACTAATGATACCGAAGATTGTGTGAATGTCCCTACCACTGATGAACTGGAAATCAGTGAAGAAATCACGATGATGGCATGGATATATCACGACGATTGGAAGGGGAGCTCTTCTCAGTGGTTTGATAAAGGGTGTTATAGTGCAAGATCCAATAGCCTGTATGGTATGGGAGTTTTTGATGAAAATGATGATCCAGATCTCGCATTCCTTCCCAATGG includes these proteins:
- a CDS encoding LamG domain-containing protein — its product is MKRSVLYASLIALTLITSGYAIADFDKGLVVYFTFDNIKGKRILDESGNGLDAEVVKDTKFVKGKYGNGIHITNDTEDCVNVPTTDELEISEEITMMAWIYHDDWKGSSSQWFDKGCYSARSNSLYGMGVFDENDDPDLAFLPNGSGIGIILGTREFHVRMAVENKMRNGKWHHVVGVCEDLNVRMYLDGENILENDEKPPFIFNGINEEDLRIGCAKGKSEYAFEGGSIDEVAIWNRALSETEIRAVMRGALFAVSPKDKVATTWGNIKRKALQP